GCTTTCGGGGTCATCGAGCGGGCCGATCAGATCCAGGACGCGGGTATCGCCGATCCGGCATTCGACGCCAATCGCGCCTTGGCCAATGGCGGGGAGCATGAGCGCCGGGTCGAGCAAGGATGCAATGCGCGCCTGTAGGTCCAAGCGCCGTAGCCCGGCTCCGGCGAGCAGGAGAGCGTCGAACTCACCGCGATCGAGCCGTTCCAAGCGCGTGCCGACATTGCCGCGCAGTTCGCCGACGACAAGATCCGGGCGCAAGGCGCGCAACTGCGATTGCCGGCGCAAACTAGAGGTGCCGATGCGAGCGCCGCTGGGAAGCTCATCCAGGCGCGGGTAATGGATCGACACAAGCGCATCGCGCGGGTCTTCGCGCTTTAGAACAACGGGAATGGCCAAGCCTTCCGGTAGATCGACGGTGACATCTTTCATGGAATGCACGGCCAGATCGGCGGCGCCGTCCAAAAGCGCCTGTTCCAGCTCCTTGACGAAGAGCCCCTTGCC
This genomic interval from Pseudomonadota bacterium contains the following:
- the hemC gene encoding hydroxymethylbilane synthase, producing MLTALRIATRKSPLALRQANFVRGRLLELYPGIDIALLKVQTQGDRYIDTPLGGLGGKGLFVKELEQALLDGAADLAVHSMKDVTVDLPEGLAIPVVLKREDPRDALVSIHYPRLDELPSGARIGTSSLRRQSQLRALRPDLVVGELRGNVGTRLERLDRGEFDALLLAGAGLRRLDLQARIASLLDPALMLPAIGQGAIGVECRIGDTRVLDLIGPLDDPESHTCIRAERSFNRRLGGGCHAPIACLAGLSAHTLSLRGLVARLDGTELIRAESHGPASEPERLGTALADQLCARGAAEILRSSTDAAG